One window from the genome of Rhabdothermincola sediminis encodes:
- a CDS encoding TMEM175 family protein gives MTATERVHLSYRPDYDVSRVRGFSDCVFAVAITLVVLSFVVPERGITNDELRGFLVHEWPRYLSYLGAFVVIGSTWMLHHRLFEVIVRVDGRALWINLALLSLVVLVPFPMQLLGRYHELPSAYVAFNLTALVLGLFGSLLVWYTTHRHRLIPADLDERWVRTYRWQAAVLPLGFAVATIGSVFGMPGAAVGWVVLGVGWFILRRRLGVVRVEPETPGLTRAGEEEEPLRRAEQIEVEARRAGRVIPFAAAYLESGRLERLLGFSDNLYAFAITVLVLHLQPPQGAIESNDDLNRFLAEMLHPDLIGYFTGFAVVGLLWHFHHRQFLIVEREDGLLRAGNLVHLMFVAVMPFATLVLSSYDSYPAATITFALAAGAASASLAALLWYVTTGHRLVSTEIPTGELRERRLLALIPPAAFVFSVPVALVAPTQAQLLWLGALAGLGVYRRHAASRAG, from the coding sequence GTGACGGCGACCGAACGGGTCCACCTGTCGTACCGGCCCGACTACGACGTGAGCCGGGTCCGCGGGTTCTCGGACTGCGTGTTCGCGGTCGCCATCACCCTCGTCGTGCTGTCGTTCGTGGTGCCCGAGCGGGGGATCACCAACGACGAGCTGAGAGGCTTCCTGGTTCACGAGTGGCCTCGCTACCTGAGCTATCTCGGGGCCTTCGTGGTGATCGGCAGTACGTGGATGCTCCATCACCGGCTCTTCGAGGTGATCGTCCGGGTAGACGGACGAGCCTTGTGGATCAACCTGGCGTTGCTGTCGCTGGTCGTGCTGGTCCCGTTTCCGATGCAGCTGCTCGGTCGGTACCACGAGCTGCCCAGCGCGTACGTCGCGTTTAACCTCACCGCGCTCGTGCTGGGTCTGTTCGGCTCGTTGCTGGTGTGGTACACGACCCATCGCCACCGGCTGATCCCGGCGGATCTCGACGAGCGATGGGTTCGCACCTACCGCTGGCAGGCGGCGGTGCTGCCGCTGGGGTTTGCCGTCGCCACCATCGGTTCGGTTTTCGGGATGCCCGGGGCGGCCGTCGGGTGGGTGGTGCTCGGCGTCGGCTGGTTCATCCTTCGGCGCCGGCTCGGGGTGGTGCGGGTGGAGCCCGAGACGCCGGGTCTCACCCGAGCGGGCGAGGAAGAGGAGCCTTTGCGCCGCGCCGAGCAGATCGAGGTGGAGGCCCGGCGCGCCGGCCGGGTGATCCCGTTCGCGGCCGCCTACCTGGAGAGCGGGCGCCTGGAGCGATTGCTCGGGTTCAGTGACAACCTCTACGCCTTCGCCATCACGGTGCTGGTGTTGCACCTGCAACCCCCACAGGGAGCGATCGAGAGCAACGACGATCTCAACCGGTTCCTGGCCGAGATGCTCCATCCCGACCTGATCGGCTACTTCACCGGTTTCGCGGTGGTCGGGCTGCTCTGGCACTTCCACCACCGACAGTTCCTGATCGTCGAGCGCGAGGACGGGTTGCTGCGGGCTGGCAACCTGGTGCATCTCATGTTCGTGGCGGTGATGCCGTTCGCCACGCTCGTGCTGTCTTCCTACGACTCGTATCCCGCGGCCACGATCACCTTCGCCCTGGCGGCCGGGGCGGCCAGCGCCAGCCTGGCCGCACTGTTGTGGTACGTGACGACGGGTCATCGGCTGGTGTCGACGGAGATCCCCACCGGCGAGTTGCGGGAGCGCCGCCTGCTGGCACTCATCCCCCCGGCGGCGTTCGTTTTCTCCGTGCCTGTCGCGTTGGTCGCGCCGACTCAGGCCCAGCTGCTGTGGCTGGGTGCGCTGGCGGGCCTCGGCGTCTACCGCCGGCACGCCGCAAGTCGGGCCGGCTGA
- a CDS encoding N-acyl-D-amino-acid deacylase family protein yields the protein MSSTGLPGWPGGVSGGSPSTRIPLDQPGAFTCAKLLGMTFDLLLRNGTVVDGTGAPARVADVAIVGDRIAAIGKHLDGSAARVIDCEGRLVTPGFVDGHTHLDAQFGWDRDATSSCWHGVTTVVIGNCGVTFAPVRPGWGPWLAELMEAVEDIPASAIHAGLPFTWEGYDGYLDWLGSEPLGVNVGGLVGHCALRSFAMGDDALDDRPPTDAELAVMVRALDEAMTAGALGFSTSRTLRHTVPDGRHVPGTWAHPRELLVMADVVGRHHGIIGCAPRFDGEGPAEPRVESELAWMREASLRSGARITFNLTNTRAQGDHWRLAIALAEHANAAGAQIRPQTTARGIGVLFGLAHHTPFDHDPGWERLAGATIDEKLAAFRDPATRATLIAGAAERSSAGALREFFVVNAPDGSARYDADPARSLTAEAERRGVSPLEAYLDLCLETNGALVLAWPILNQDLGPVREMLECPTVAMGLADSGAHVGQILDASQPTWWLSYWCRELGAFPIEEAVRRITSDTAALFGLDDRGALRPGAPADVNVIDFDALRMPPPTFVHDLPHGAGRWVQRSEGYELTIVNGVVTLEDGEHTGARPGRVLRPSATHGG from the coding sequence TTGAGCTCGACTGGCCTGCCCGGCTGGCCGGGGGGTGTGTCGGGGGGGTCCCCGTCCACCCGCATCCCGCTCGACCAGCCGGGCGCCTTCACCTGCGCGAAGCTGCTCGGCATGACCTTCGACCTGCTGCTGCGCAACGGCACCGTCGTCGACGGCACGGGCGCGCCAGCCCGGGTCGCGGACGTGGCCATCGTCGGTGACCGCATCGCCGCCATCGGCAAGCACCTCGACGGCTCCGCGGCCCGGGTGATCGACTGTGAGGGGCGGCTGGTCACCCCCGGCTTCGTCGACGGTCACACCCATCTCGACGCCCAGTTCGGCTGGGACCGCGACGCCACCTCGAGCTGCTGGCACGGGGTCACCACCGTGGTGATCGGCAACTGCGGCGTCACCTTCGCCCCGGTGCGGCCCGGTTGGGGACCGTGGCTGGCGGAGCTCATGGAGGCCGTCGAGGACATCCCCGCCTCCGCCATCCATGCCGGCCTGCCCTTCACCTGGGAGGGCTACGACGGGTACCTCGACTGGCTGGGATCCGAGCCACTCGGCGTCAACGTCGGAGGCCTGGTGGGTCACTGCGCGCTGCGCTCCTTCGCCATGGGCGACGACGCCCTCGACGACCGCCCACCCACCGACGCCGAGCTGGCGGTCATGGTGCGAGCGCTCGACGAGGCGATGACCGCCGGAGCGCTCGGGTTCTCGACGTCGCGCACGCTGCGCCACACGGTGCCCGACGGCCGCCACGTTCCCGGCACCTGGGCCCACCCCCGGGAGCTGCTCGTGATGGCCGATGTCGTGGGTCGCCACCACGGCATCATCGGCTGCGCGCCCCGCTTCGACGGTGAGGGCCCGGCCGAGCCCCGGGTCGAGAGCGAGCTGGCCTGGATGCGCGAGGCCAGCCTGCGCTCCGGCGCCCGCATCACGTTCAACCTCACCAACACCCGGGCACAAGGCGACCACTGGCGCCTCGCCATCGCCCTCGCCGAGCACGCGAACGCCGCCGGCGCCCAGATCCGCCCGCAGACCACAGCCCGGGGCATCGGGGTGTTGTTCGGTCTGGCCCATCACACACCGTTCGACCACGACCCCGGCTGGGAGCGGCTGGCCGGTGCCACGATCGACGAGAAGCTGGCCGCGTTCCGCGATCCCGCCACCCGGGCCACCCTCATCGCCGGCGCGGCGGAGAGATCCAGCGCGGGTGCCCTGCGGGAGTTCTTCGTGGTGAACGCCCCCGACGGCAGTGCCCGCTACGACGCCGACCCGGCCCGCAGCCTCACCGCGGAGGCGGAGCGTCGGGGCGTGAGCCCGCTCGAGGCCTACCTGGACCTGTGCCTGGAGACCAACGGTGCACTGGTGCTCGCCTGGCCCATCCTCAACCAGGACCTCGGTCCGGTGCGCGAGATGCTCGAGTGCCCGACCGTGGCCATGGGTCTCGCCGACTCCGGAGCCCATGTGGGCCAGATCCTCGACGCGTCACAACCGACCTGGTGGCTGTCGTACTGGTGCCGCGAGCTCGGCGCGTTCCCGATCGAGGAGGCGGTGCGGCGCATCACCTCCGACACCGCGGCGCTGTTCGGGCTCGACGACCGGGGGGCGCTCCGGCCGGGCGCGCCCGCCGACGTGAACGTCATCGACTTCGATGCGCTCCGCATGCCGCCACCCACCTTCGTCCACGATCTGCCCCATGGGGCGGGGCGCTGGGTGCAGCGCAGCGAGGGCTACGAGCTCACCATCGTGAACGGGGTGGTCACCCTGGAGGACGGTGAGCACACCGGGGCCCGCCCGGGCCGGGTGCTGCGGCCATCAGCCACACACGGCGGGTGA
- a CDS encoding DUF3558 family protein, with amino-acid sequence MKTRTLALLIAGSLGLAACSGSSNSSSSTSTTSSSNTAESAASTSGGSSGGSESSASSRDLCAEVTAAEVASLLGEQIVEAKPVSSGSRAETGFNGPSCAYTTANGLGGAQAETISAEKYTAMTRDSITPVEALAGLGDSAFVAKDVTGQSVIRVFTAKGDDHWFIEIFRGTTPDKATQLAEMILG; translated from the coding sequence GTGAAGACCCGCACCCTCGCCCTGCTGATCGCCGGCTCGCTCGGGCTCGCCGCCTGCTCGGGCTCGAGCAACTCCTCGTCATCGACATCCACGACCTCGTCCTCGAACACCGCCGAATCGGCTGCGTCAACCTCAGGTGGTTCGTCCGGCGGGTCGGAGTCCTCTGCCAGCTCGCGCGACCTGTGCGCCGAGGTCACAGCAGCGGAGGTGGCGAGCCTGCTCGGCGAGCAGATCGTCGAAGCGAAGCCCGTCTCCTCGGGCAGCCGTGCCGAGACCGGGTTCAACGGCCCGAGCTGCGCCTACACCACCGCCAACGGGCTGGGCGGGGCCCAGGCCGAGACCATCTCCGCCGAGAAGTACACGGCGATGACCCGTGACTCCATCACCCCGGTCGAGGCCCTGGCCGGGCTCGGTGACAGCGCCTTCGTCGCCAAGGACGTCACCGGCCAGTCGGTCATCCGGGTCTTCACGGCGAAGGGCGACGACCACTGGTTCATCGAGATCTTCCGAGGCACCACGCCGGACAAGGCGACCCAGCTCGCCGAGATGATCCTCGGTTGA